agttttaaaattaacttactacataatttaaatcaaaatgtttaaaaagaataatacgataagtttaaaaaaataaaataatttaagtatTTTGTGCGGATGGTCCTTCTTCGTTCATGGGAACATCATCGCCAGGGGAATATAGCCCAAGCGCCGACCTTTCAGGCTGAGCTGGTATAACTCTATCATTGgtatcgtcatcatcatcatcatgactATCGGAGTCATCACTTTCATCATTTGCTAtagcacaaaaaaaacaaaattaaaatgattcttttaaaatgttttgttaaaCATTTAAGGCTTACCGTCCTCATCGTCTGTCTCTGGTCCAGGCAGAGATTGTACCTTACCCAAAGGGTGAATATCAGCAGCAGCATTTGAAATGGAATTTATCTTTAAACATGTCAAATAAGTTTGGAATTAGTTTAGTTGGAATATTaatatgaataaattaatttttttacccaTTTATGTTGATCTCGTTCGTATTGTAAAATTTCTGCTTCTTCGTTTACGGGGGCAtccaattcaaaccaaatatgATTTGCAATTGGTGGACGCAATGACGGGAAAAATggaaacattgatttttttgttatttttattgaaaatttattttggttttaatgATTATTCTACTTGATTTTtcgatttgaaataaaaattatgtggaaaatgtttacaattttttttgaaatttgacgtCGAATAGTTTTCAGATCGGAATCTAGGTGGCCTGTCATAGATTATTTGACGTTTGAAGTGTTAACAAAGCATTGCCAGAactagattttttgtttgtcgttacaattttttaataaaactctaTTTACACGTagcgatttttgttttaaccaAACACTTTGCGTTTTTCCTCGGCTTTAAAGGCCTGACCACACAGCCAAGGTCCAACTTtttcgattcgacaagctagggtcaatgtgggtaaatgtaaacaggggtaaatgaaaacatggctcataacaagcttcagttaaatctattttatgcatacataagtacaaatcgcggacgcatgtatcttttaacttatacgtcaagctcataGCTGTCAAGAATTCATTctacgagcgtattttccgtgaaagataattttttaaagtgccaaacaagtctttagtctttcagaaaaattaaatatttttgcagattcaattaagtcagtataatttgcaaatacttttttgtttttaattttgatgtagattctatgtgatacaagcaaattttaaaatacagcacatttatgtcgatttgcatgtgtttacatttaccccagaatatttatttcataatgggtaaatgtaaacaacgtattctgggggtaaatataaacatacatttttggtgaaattattggttttaataaaaataacgtatttttagtcaattactattgctaaagtgccacggagtcacattttaaagtagccaacaacatcattttcagtggatgatgttgcaaaatcggtctttgacgtaaaaaaaaacaaaaaatatgacgttcagagctgctcaggatgcatattgggcgcctatataaagaatcaaaggaagaaaacgaaaacttttattggaatttgaaaaagtttttgtcaaataccttcttgaacgtttttcaagttgttatccatatgataaagaggaaattctaaattttaaaccaccgtttacatctaccccgaatttgcaaaaaaaaaacataaacatggtggggtatttgtaaacatgccatatttgacagttatgtaaacaatttgggaaatatttgtttatatttataaagaagaattgccatcatttcatatttgcatttgaagataccattcaagttgttccgtgaaaacataaaaaaatctaaagtcgaaagaaaaaaaagacatgaaattgtttacatttacccacattgaccctatagtTTTTATAGGTTTAGGTTAAGGCTTGACTTGCGTAGTCaacc
This DNA window, taken from Episyrphus balteatus chromosome 2, idEpiBalt1.1, whole genome shotgun sequence, encodes the following:
- the LOC129911751 gene encoding anaphase-promoting complex subunit 15B, with the translated sequence MFPFFPSLRPPIANHIWFELDAPVNEEAEILQYERDQHKWINSISNAAADIHPLGKVQSLPGPETDDEDANDESDDSDSHDDDDDDTNDRVIPAQPERSALGLYSPGDDVPMNEEGPSAQNT